The DNA region GTCAACGGGCGCCTCGCGCGCGGCTGGGGGCGGCTCTCGTCGCGCACCGGCGTGGCGGCGGCGCTCGTGCCCCGCATCGAGCGCGAGGCGCTCCACTGGATGAGCGCGGACCACTACTACGACACCTCGCGGCTGGCGGCGCTCGGCTGGCGCCCGCGCCACCCGATCTCGACCGCGGCCATGCCGGACACGGTGCGCGCGCTGGTGTCTGAGCACCTGCTCCCCGGCTCTGGGGCGGGCGCCCTGCCCGCCTGGTAGGGGGCGCGCCCCACCCGCCCCTGACCACGGCGGACGACTTGTGGCCGGGCTCGGGCGGCCGTGTCATAGTGGCGCCCCTCACCCCGCCACGGATGTCGTGATCGGGCGCTGGAGGCGGGCGCCCAGGAACCCTCTCAGATGCATGTGGTCGCAGGCAACGCGCTCCCGCTCCGGCCGGACCGGCGCACCCCCACCGTCGGGGGGACGCTGCGGTGATCCGGATGCTGGGCCGGTACGAGCTCCTCGAGCAGGTGGGGAGCGGCGGCATGGCGGTCGTCTACCGCGGCCGCGACACCGCGCTCGATCGCGAGGTCGCGGTGAAGCTGCTCCACCCGCACCTCGCCTCCGCGCCCGACTCGCGCGCCCGCTTCTCGCGCGAGGCGCGCGCGGTGGCGCGCCTGTCCCACCCGTCGATCGTCGAGATCTACGACTACGCCGGCGACGCGGCGGTGGAGAGCTACCTCGTCACCGAGTTCGTGCGCGGCCGCACGCTGCGCGCCTGGGCGGCCGGGGTCGGCTTCGGCTTCCCCGAGCTCGGCATGCTGGTGGGGCGGACGCTCGCCGACGCGCTCGCGCACGCGCACGCGGCCGGGGTCATCCACCGGGACCTCAAGCCGGAGAACGTGCTGGTCCACGAGGACGAGCCGCCCTCGGTGAAGCTCGCCGACTTCGGCATCGCCCGGATCCTCGCCTCCGACGAGCGCATGACCATGACCGGCGCGCTGGTGGGCTCGCCCCACCACATGGCGCCCGAGATCGTGGAGGGGCACGACGCCGACGCGCGCAGCGACGTGTTCTCGCTCGGGACCATCCTGTACTGGCTCGCCACCGGCAAGCTGCCGTTCGCCGCGTCCAACCCCACCGCCATCCTGCGGCGCGTGCTGGAGGGCGACTTCGAGGACCCGCGCCAGGCCGACCCGCGGGTGCCCGGCGCGCTCGCCGCGCTGATCCGGCGCTGCCTCCAGGTGGATCCGGCGAAGCGCCCGGCCAGCATGGTCGAGGTGCGCGACGCGCTGGACCGGATCCTGGCGGAGGTCGGGATCGACCGGCCCGGCGACGCGCTGCTCGCGTTCCTGCGCGACCCGGCCGCGGTGAAGGCCGCGTTCCCGGCGCGCGCCGGGGCCGCGCTCGTCGCGCTCGGCGACGCGGCCGCCGCCGAGGGCGCCGCCGCGCGCGCGCTCGGGTATTACGACCGCGTGCTCGCCATCGACCCGGCCAACGCCGAGGTCCCGGCCAAGCTGGCGCGCCTGGCGCGGCGCCGGCGCCTGCGCCGGGCCGCGGCGATCGCCGGCGCGGCGCTGGCGGTGCTGGCCGCGGTGGGCGCGGTCGCGCTGACGGTCGGGCCCCGGCTGCGGGCCGCGCTCGCGCCCGCGCCCCGGCCGCCGCCGCCGGCCGTGGCCCGCGCCGCGCCGGAGCCCGCGCCCGCCCCGGCGCCGGCGACCGAGGCCGCGGCCCCCCCGGCGCGCGCGCCCGCCGGCGCCCAGGGCGCCTCCGCGCCCGGCGCCGGGACGCCGGCCGCCGCCGCCCCGCACGCGGCGGCCGCCGCCGTCCCGTTCACGGTCCACGTCCGCCCGTACGCCCAGCGCGCGCTCCTCGACGGCGTCGAGGTCGCGCACGACCAGCAGCTCGTCCGCTTCGAGCTCGCGCCGGGACCGCACGTGATCCAGGTCGAGCACGCCTGCTGCTCGCCGTTCGTGCGGCGCATCTCCGCCGAGGAGGCCGCGCGCCAGGGCGAGCTGCGCGTGCCGCTCGAGCCCCGCCCGGCCCGGCTGCGCGTCGAGGGCGATCCCGCCACCCGCGTCTACCTGGACGGCCGGCTGGTGGGCACCGCCGGCGAGTCGCAGCGCGCGCCGTTCCTGGTCGCCGTCCCGGCCGGCGGCGAGAGCCCCTACGAGGCGCCCGCGCGCATCCTGCTCGACCTCGCGGGCGCGCCCGCCCGCACGCTCGACGTGAAGCTGCGCGCCGGCGGCGAGGTGACCGTGGCGGCGACGCAGGCCCAGGAGTCCCCGTGAACGCGATCCCCCTGCTGCTGGCGCTCTCGCTGCTCGCGCCCCCCGAGCTGAAGCGGGCCAAGGACCGCTTCGAGTTCGGCGCGTACGGCGACGCCGCCGGGGCGCTCCGCCAGATGCTCGCAGGCGACCCGGCGCTCACCGACGACGAGGCGGTCGAGGCGTACCGGATGCTCGGCATCTCCGAGTTCAACCTGGGCGACCTCCCCGCGGCGCGCGCCGCGTTCGTGAACCTGCTCTCGCACGATCCCGACTACGCGCTCGACCCGTTCCTGGTGCCGCCCGCCATCGTGGAGTTCTTCGACCGGGTGAAGAAGGAGCACGAGCCGGCGCTGGCGCCGCTGCGCGAGCGGCGCCGGGCGCTCCGCGAGCAGCAGCGGCTGGCCGACGAGGCCAAGCGGCGGCTGCTCAGCGAGGAGCAGCTGCGCACCGGGCCGCCGACGAAGGTGGTGCGCGTGCAGGAGCGCCTGTACCTGTTCAACTGGATGCCGTTCGGCGCCGGCCAGTTCCAGAACGGCGACCGGGCCAAGGGCACCGCCATCGCGGCCGGCCAGATCGCGCTCGGCGCCGTGAACATCGCGGCCATCGTCATCCACAACCAGCTCGCCGACGACCGGACCCGCACCTGCACCTCCGGCCAGCCCGGCTGCTCCAACCCGCCCTACAGCGACTCGGACCGCCGGGTGCTCCGCAACGTCGAGGTGGTGAAGTACGTGTCGGCCGCGATGTTCTGGGCGCTGTACGGCTACGGGGTCTGGGACGCCCACCGGCACTTCGTCCCCATCGTCGAGACCGAGATGGCGCCCGGCGGCGAGCCGGCCGGCGCGTCGCTCAAGCTCGAGTGGAGGTACTAGGGACCCGTGGCCACGCTCATCGTGAGAGGACCGGACGGCTCCGAGCGCGAGGTGGCGCTGGTGAAGCGCATCACCAGCGTGGGCCGCGACCCGGAGAACGACGTGGCGGTGGAGGACCCGGCGCTGCCCGCCACCGCGCTGCACATCCACTTCGACGGGAAGGACTACAACGCCGCCGCCCACGACCGCTCCGACATGACCGTGAACGGGAAGCGGCGCGGCGCCTGGCGCCTGGGGCCGGGCGACCGGATCCGGGTGGCCGGCACCGAGCTCACCTTCGAGGCGGTGGCGCGCACGCCGCTGCCCTCGGCCCGGCCCATCGCCGGCCAGCGGCTGCAGGCGCTGGAGACGCTGGTGCGCTTCTCCGAGCGGCTCCTCGGCGCGACCGACCTGAACCGGCTGCTCGACGAGCTGATGGACGCGCTGCTCGAGGTCACGCACGCGGACAAGGGCTTCCTGATCCTGCTCGAGGACGGGGAGATGAGCGTCCGCGCCGCGCGCAACGTGGCGCGCGAGACCATCGAGGGCGCGGTGGAGCGGGTCTCCGACTCGATCATCCGGCGCGTGGTCGAGACCCGCCGCGCGCTGGTGGTGGCCGACGCGCTGCACGACTCGGAGTGGTCGGGCTCGACGTCGGTGGTGAACCTGAAGCTCTGCTCGGTGATGTGCGCCCCGCTCATGCAGAAGGGCGAGGTGTTCGGCGTCATCTACCTGGGCAACGACAACGTGGTCTCGCTGTTCGACGAGCGCGCCCTCGAGCTGCTCGCGCCGTTCGCCGCGCAGGCGTCGCTGCTGGTGCAGAACGCCATGCTGCTCGACTCGCTGCGCCGCGAGAACCTCTCCCTCAAGGAGGCGGTGGCCTCGCGCCAGTACGGCGACCTCATCGGCGCCGGCGCGTCCATGCGCGAGGTCTACCGGCGCATCGAGAAGGTGGCCGGCACCGACATCTCGGTGCTGGTGTCCGGCGAGACCGGCACCGGCAAGGAGGTGGTGGCGCGGGAGATCCACCGGCGCTCCACGCGCGCGAACGGGCCGTTCGTGGCGGTGAACTGCGGCGCGATCCCCGAGGCGCTGCTCGAGTCGGAGCTGTTCGGCCACGTGAAGGGCGCGTTCACCGGCGCGGTGGCGACGCGCATGGGCAAGTTCCAGGCGGCGCACGGCGGCACGCTGTTCCTCGACGAGATCGGCGACATGCCGCTCGCGCTCCAGGTGAAGATCCTCCGGGCGCTGCAGGATCGCGCCGTCACCAAGGTGGGCGACAACCGCCCGGAGGCGGTGGACCTGCGGGTGGTGGCCGCCACGAACCGCGTCCTCGAGGAGGAGATCCGCAAGGGCACCTTCCGCGAGGACCTCTACTACCGGCTGAACGTGGTCGCGATCCACCTGCCCCCGCTCCGCGATCGCGGCGAGGACGTGGTGGTCATCGGCAAGTACTTCCTGCAGAAGTACGCGAAGGAGTTCACCGCGCGGGTGCGCGGGTTCACCCCGGGCGCGCTCGTGGCCATGCGCAAGTACGCCTGGCCGGGCAACATCCGCGAGCTCGAGAACCGCGTGAAGAAGGCGGTGGTGCTGGCCGACCGCGCGCTGGTGTCCGCGGAGGACCTCGACCTGCGCCCGGAGATCCTCGAGCCCATCCTCCCGCTGGCCCAGGCCAAGGAGGAGTTCCAGAAGCGGTACATCAACGAGGTGCTGGAGCGGAACGCCGGGAACCGCACCAAGACCGCGAAGGACCTGGGCGTGGACCCGCGCACCGTGTTCCGCCACCTCGAGAAGCTCGAGGCCGAGCGGCGCGGCCAGGTCCTGCCGCCCGACGACGAGGAGACCGAGGCGTGAACCGTCCCCGCTTGGCAGCGGCCCTGGGCGCGCTCGCGCTGGCGCTGGCCGGCTGCCCGCTCCCGCAGCCGCTCCCCGACTATCCCAAGGGCGGCACCATCACGCCCCCGCGCATCCTGGCCGACGGCATCACCGTGAACGGCGTCGCCGCGGCGGGCGTGCCGCTCGTGACCGTCCCGGCCGACTGCGCCGGCGCCGAGCCGCGCTACGAGCTGCAGGCGCAGCTCCTCGACACGAACACGCTCGAGCAGGTCGAGGTCCGCTGGTTCGTGGACTACCAGCCGACCCAGGGCGGCGCCTCGTGGGTGCGGCAGGAGTCGGTGCCGGCGAGCGCCGACCAGACCGTCCTCACCCGCGATCCCTCGCCGTTCACGTTCCTGCCCTACCAGCACGCGCCGCGCACCGCCGGCACGGTCCACGTGGTGGAGCTGGTGGTCTCGAACAACTTCTACGCGCCGGCCGACGAGGCCGCGCTGCCGAACCGGAGCGCCGCGCCGGGCTTCGAGACGCAGGTGTACCGCTGGACGTTCCTGCTGGTGCCGGGGACGGACGGCTGCCCCTAGCCGCGCTCCGGCGGCCTCGAGACGGCCTCCTGCGCCTGGCGCAGCGCCTGCGCGGCGCGCCGGGCCAGGTCCGCCTCCTCCTGGGCGAACCGGTTCACCTGGGCCCGGTAGGCCCGGTGCACCTGGAGCACGGCCTCGCGGGCCCGCGCCAGCTCCTCGCGCCCGCCGAAGCCCTGCGGGTCGGGATCGCGGGCGTCCAGCCGGCAGCGGTCGGCGAGGTCGTCCACCCGCTGCTCCCACTCGCGCGCCCAGACCTCCCAGCGCGCGATGGCGTCGCCCTCGCCCACCTCGTCCGCCAGGCGCCAGGCCCGGTGGTTCTGCTCGGCGTGCAGCGCCTCGAGCTCGGTCACGCACACGCGCAGCGCCGCGCGGGTGGGGAGCGCGCCGGTGGCGGCGGGGCGGTGCGGCCCGCGCAGGTTCCGCACGATGCTGGTGAGGACCACCGCCAGCGCGACCGCGATGACGGTGAAGTAGAGCGCCCAGAGGGCCAGCCGGAACGGGCGGTAGCGCGGGTCACGCGGGGGCGGCACGCGCCGGACTCTGCCAAAGGGGCGGGGGGGCGTCCACCCGGTTCTTCCGCGCCGCGCGCGAGGCGCCGGGGCGGGCCGCCCGCTAGCCGGCCCGCGGCGCGTTCGTCGGCTCGCCGGCGACCACGCCCAGGAACGTGCAGCGCCGCCCGCTCACCATGGCGCGGAGGCAGCGCAGGTACACCGTCGGCCCCCAAAGCCGGAGGATGGTGAACGAGTGACGGATCACGTCCTTGCCTGTGATCGTGCCCTGCACGCCCGCCGGTGTTTGCATCCGCGGTGCCGATCGTGCTCGGGCGGATTTTGCTGCGGTTGCAGGCGCTCGCGCGTGCGCGCCGGCGCACACCTCGCGCGAGACGGAGCTTTCTTCAGCCCTCCGGCGCAAGGGATGCTGCCGCACCCGTTCCGGCATCCAGGGATTTCATCTCTGCAATCCACGCTGCATATTTGAAAGGCCAGGCCGCCCGCAGGGACGGCGCCCGTCCGGTAAAGTCGCCTGAGTTCCTCGACTTACCGGCACCCGTTCCGGGGCACGGCGATTGCGTAAGGGGCGCCCGGTAACGCTGCGGCGGTCCCTGGATTCCCCCCCCTTTCCAGGCTCCGATCGCGCGCTTCACCGCTGGGACGCTCTCGGCGCGGTTCGCTCGCACACCTCGGATTCGACTTCAGCCGCGCCGAGAGCTGCCCTTTTCCCCCATCGACCCCGTGAACCCTGCGGCGCCCTAGCGGCGGCCGACGCGGCGCTCGAGATCGGCGAGCGAGAGCTCGAACACCACCGGCCGGCCGTGCGGGCAGCGCGCCTTGAAGTCGATCGCGTCGAGCCCGTCGAGCAGGGCCCGCGCCTCCTCCGGCGAGACGTCCTGGTTCGCGCGCACCGCCGCGTGGCAGGCCATGGTGGCGAGCAGGTCGTGGAACGCGTCGTCCACCGCGCTGCCGCGCTCCACGTCCGCGAGCTGGCTGCCGAGGTCCGTGAGCAGCGCCGTCAGGTCCACCCCGGCCAGCGCCGCCGGCGCGCCCTTCACCGCGAACGCGTCCCCGCCGAACGGCTCGGCGTCGAAGCCGAGCCGGCCCAGCTCGGCGAGCCCGGCCTCGAGCGCGCGCGCCGCGGCGGGCGGGAGCGTCACGACCTGCGGGAGCAGGTAGGGCTGGACCGGGATGCGGCGCGCCCGGAACGCCTCCTTGAGCCGGTGGAACAGCATCCGCTCGTGGCTGGCGTGCTGGTCGATGACCACCAGCGTCCCGCCCGGCGCCTCGCAGAGCAGGTACGTCCGCGCGTGCTGCCCGACGTACCGCAGCCCGGCGAAGTACCCCTCCGGCCGCGGCGCCGCCTCCGGCCCGGCGTCCGGCGCGGGCGCGATGGGGAACGCGAGCCGGCCGGTGGCCCAGGCGCCCGGGGCGGGCTGGACGAGCGTCGCCCCGCTGCCCTCCGGTGGCCGGGCCGCGCGCGCCCAGGCCAGGACCGCCGCCGCGTCCTCCCCTGCCAGCGGCACCGCGACCGCCTCGCCGCCGGCCGGAGGGCCCTCGCCCGCGGGCGCCGCCTGCGGGCGCGCGCGAAGCCACGGGGCGGTCCGGAGCGCGCCGGCCACGGTGTGGAACAGGGCGTCGAACACCTCGCGCCCCTCGGCGAACCGGACCTCCAGCTTCTGCGGGTGCACGTTCACGTCCACCCGGTCCAGCGGCAGCTCCACGAACAGCACGCCGGCGGGGTGGCGCCCGGGCGGCAGCGTCCCGGCGAACGCCCGGAGCACCGCGTGCGCGGCGGCCCGGTCGCGCACGTAGCGCCCGTTCACGAACAGGTAGAGCGCCCGGCCGGTCGCCTCGGAGTGGTCGGGCGAGCAGATGAGCCCGTGGACGCGCACCTCGCCGCGGCGGGCGTCCACCGGGAGCAGGTGCCGGTGCGCCTCCCGCCCCAGCGCCTGGCCGGCCCGGTCCGCCAGCCCGCCCCCCGCGCGCGCGCCGAGCACCAGCCGGCCGCCGGAGCGGAGCGTGAACCCCACGTCCGGCCGCGCCAGCGCGAGCCGGATGACCGCCTCCGACACGTGGCCGGCCTCGGTGGACGCGGCGCGCATGAACTTGCGGCGCGCCGGCGTGTTGAAGAACAGGTCGCGGACCTCGACGGTGGTGCCCCGCGGACGGGCCACCGGCGCCACCTCGCCCAGCACGCCGCCCTCGATCTCGACCCGCGTCCCGGCGCCGTCCTCGCCGGG from Anaeromyxobacter dehalogenans 2CP-C includes:
- the mutL gene encoding DNA mismatch repair endonuclease MutL, translating into MPRIHVLPPGLVNQIAAGEVVERPASIVKELVENALDAGATAIGVDVEEGGLALVRVADDGSGMDRDDALLALERHATSKLRDAEGLAAIGTMGFRGEAVPAIASVSRFRLDTSPGEDGAGTRVEIEGGVLGEVAPVARPRGTTVEVRDLFFNTPARRKFMRAASTEAGHVSEAVIRLALARPDVGFTLRSGGRLVLGARAGGGLADRAGQALGREAHRHLLPVDARRGEVRVHGLICSPDHSEATGRALYLFVNGRYVRDRAAAHAVLRAFAGTLPPGRHPAGVLFVELPLDRVDVNVHPQKLEVRFAEGREVFDALFHTVAGALRTAPWLRARPQAAPAGEGPPAGGEAVAVPLAGEDAAAVLAWARAARPPEGSGATLVQPAPGAWATGRLAFPIAPAPDAGPEAAPRPEGYFAGLRYVGQHARTYLLCEAPGGTLVVIDQHASHERMLFHRLKEAFRARRIPVQPYLLPQVVTLPPAAARALEAGLAELGRLGFDAEPFGGDAFAVKGAPAALAGVDLTALLTDLGSQLADVERGSAVDDAFHDLLATMACHAAVRANQDVSPEEARALLDGLDAIDFKARCPHGRPVVFELSLADLERRVGRR
- a CDS encoding serine/threonine-protein kinase, giving the protein MLGRYELLEQVGSGGMAVVYRGRDTALDREVAVKLLHPHLASAPDSRARFSREARAVARLSHPSIVEIYDYAGDAAVESYLVTEFVRGRTLRAWAAGVGFGFPELGMLVGRTLADALAHAHAAGVIHRDLKPENVLVHEDEPPSVKLADFGIARILASDERMTMTGALVGSPHHMAPEIVEGHDADARSDVFSLGTILYWLATGKLPFAASNPTAILRRVLEGDFEDPRQADPRVPGALAALIRRCLQVDPAKRPASMVEVRDALDRILAEVGIDRPGDALLAFLRDPAAVKAAFPARAGAALVALGDAAAAEGAAARALGYYDRVLAIDPANAEVPAKLARLARRRRLRRAAAIAGAALAVLAAVGAVALTVGPRLRAALAPAPRPPPPAVARAAPEPAPAPAPATEAAAPPARAPAGAQGASAPGAGTPAAAAPHAAAAAVPFTVHVRPYAQRALLDGVEVAHDQQLVRFELAPGPHVIQVEHACCSPFVRRISAEEAARQGELRVPLEPRPARLRVEGDPATRVYLDGRLVGTAGESQRAPFLVAVPAGGESPYEAPARILLDLAGAPARTLDVKLRAGGEVTVAATQAQESP
- a CDS encoding tetratricopeptide repeat protein, with amino-acid sequence MNAIPLLLALSLLAPPELKRAKDRFEFGAYGDAAGALRQMLAGDPALTDDEAVEAYRMLGISEFNLGDLPAARAAFVNLLSHDPDYALDPFLVPPAIVEFFDRVKKEHEPALAPLRERRRALREQQRLADEAKRRLLSEEQLRTGPPTKVVRVQERLYLFNWMPFGAGQFQNGDRAKGTAIAAGQIALGAVNIAAIVIHNQLADDRTRTCTSGQPGCSNPPYSDSDRRVLRNVEVVKYVSAAMFWALYGYGVWDAHRHFVPIVETEMAPGGEPAGASLKLEWRY
- a CDS encoding sigma-54-dependent Fis family transcriptional regulator, with the translated sequence MATLIVRGPDGSEREVALVKRITSVGRDPENDVAVEDPALPATALHIHFDGKDYNAAAHDRSDMTVNGKRRGAWRLGPGDRIRVAGTELTFEAVARTPLPSARPIAGQRLQALETLVRFSERLLGATDLNRLLDELMDALLEVTHADKGFLILLEDGEMSVRAARNVARETIEGAVERVSDSIIRRVVETRRALVVADALHDSEWSGSTSVVNLKLCSVMCAPLMQKGEVFGVIYLGNDNVVSLFDERALELLAPFAAQASLLVQNAMLLDSLRRENLSLKEAVASRQYGDLIGAGASMREVYRRIEKVAGTDISVLVSGETGTGKEVVAREIHRRSTRANGPFVAVNCGAIPEALLESELFGHVKGAFTGAVATRMGKFQAAHGGTLFLDEIGDMPLALQVKILRALQDRAVTKVGDNRPEAVDLRVVAATNRVLEEEIRKGTFREDLYYRLNVVAIHLPPLRDRGEDVVVIGKYFLQKYAKEFTARVRGFTPGALVAMRKYAWPGNIRELENRVKKAVVLADRALVSAEDLDLRPEILEPILPLAQAKEEFQKRYINEVLERNAGNRTKTAKDLGVDPRTVFRHLEKLEAERRGQVLPPDDEETEA